A stretch of Plesiomonas shigelloides DNA encodes these proteins:
- a CDS encoding phosphatase PAP2 family protein yields the protein MEALNQHLFLLINATADTPLWLISTAHFIARWLIYIVLATFIFQFIRGDKETQQHIIALFICALLAYLACFIIGKIYPHPRPFMVPIGKTYLLHNANASFPSGHATLMFSLGFYLLFSERAVKEGKLSRKTQSAWLILLLGVAISWARVFLGVHFPFDILGAIPVSLLAAYLTWRLASYLCPPRRTPPQRRT from the coding sequence ATGGAAGCGCTGAATCAGCATCTTTTCTTATTGATTAACGCCACAGCCGATACGCCCTTGTGGTTAATCAGCACGGCTCATTTTATTGCTCGTTGGCTTATTTATATTGTTTTAGCCACATTTATTTTCCAATTTATCCGCGGCGATAAAGAAACCCAGCAGCATATCATTGCGCTGTTTATCTGTGCCCTACTAGCCTATTTGGCCTGCTTTATTATTGGCAAGATTTATCCGCATCCGCGCCCGTTTATGGTGCCTATCGGGAAAACCTACCTGCTCCACAATGCCAATGCCTCATTCCCAAGCGGACATGCAACGTTGATGTTCAGCCTCGGCTTTTATCTGCTGTTTAGTGAAAGAGCCGTCAAAGAGGGAAAACTTAGCCGGAAAACACAAAGTGCTTGGCTAATCCTGTTACTCGGCGTAGCTATCAGTTGGGCGCGGGTATTTTTAGGCGTTCATTTCCCGTTCGATATTCTGGGTGCTATTCCGGTCAGCCTGTTGGCGGCTTATCTGACATGGCGTTTAGCCTCTTATCTCTGTCCGCCGCGCCGCACACCACCACAACGGCGCACATAA